One genomic region from Evansella sp. LMS18 encodes:
- a CDS encoding molybdenum cofactor biosynthesis protein B → MSVEEHKSQAPDSVTCRILTVSDTRTMETDKSGKLMKEFLENAGHKIAGHEIVKDSFTEIQARIREASEDKETEALLINGGTGITFRDTTYEAVVPMLDKELPGFGEIFRYLSYEKDIGSAAILSRAVAGVRGSTAVFSTPGSSGAVKLAMNELIVPELAHVMREIYKDQK, encoded by the coding sequence ATGAGCGTTGAAGAACATAAAAGCCAGGCACCGGACTCTGTGACTTGCAGGATTCTCACTGTATCTGATACAAGGACAATGGAAACAGACAAAAGCGGTAAGCTGATGAAGGAATTTCTGGAGAATGCCGGTCATAAAATAGCCGGGCACGAGATAGTAAAGGACAGCTTTACTGAGATACAGGCCAGGATAAGGGAAGCGAGTGAAGATAAGGAAACAGAAGCCCTCCTTATTAATGGCGGCACAGGCATAACTTTCAGGGATACTACATATGAAGCGGTCGTTCCGATGTTAGACAAAGAACTTCCAGGCTTTGGGGAAATATTTCGTTATTTAAGCTATGAAAAGGATATAGGATCAGCTGCTATCCTGAGCCGGGCAGTCGCCGGCGTCCGGGGCAGCACAGCTGTTTTTTCCACACCTGGATCCTCAGGTGCTGTTAAACTGGCAATGAATGAGCTTATCGTACCTGAACTGGCCCACGTCATGCGGGAAATATATAAAGACCAGAAATAA
- a CDS encoding ABC transporter substrate-binding protein, whose product MKKWYLCTVLVFTMIVSAACQTGDNAAENNLNDESNEAEETAGNEAAENGADENDEVGNNDVNNEQAEEFPAEVEDARGENISLEERPERVISILPSNTEIIYALDAWDQLVAVTSNDDYPPEAADLPSVGDMVIDVEAVLEQDPDIVFAGLINDLDAVGQIEEAGIPVFVAEDPNEFPGVYELIEDIGLLLGQQDKAAEIVNDMEERLNAIQETGESISEEDRVSVWVEVSPAPDIFTTGSGTFMDEILTIIGAENVAGEEEGWVAYTEEDAVLANPDVIITTYGSYTENSMEQILERSAWQDVSAVQDERVYDIEANLVSRQGPRLIEGVEQLAELVYPEYYE is encoded by the coding sequence ATGAAGAAGTGGTATTTATGCACTGTGCTTGTCTTTACTATGATTGTGTCTGCTGCCTGCCAGACAGGAGACAACGCTGCAGAAAACAATCTTAACGATGAGAGTAACGAGGCAGAGGAAACAGCTGGGAATGAAGCAGCTGAAAATGGTGCGGATGAAAATGATGAAGTCGGTAACAATGACGTAAATAATGAACAAGCTGAAGAGTTTCCTGCAGAAGTGGAGGATGCACGAGGGGAAAACATCAGTCTTGAAGAAAGACCTGAACGAGTAATTTCAATCCTGCCAAGCAATACAGAAATCATATACGCGCTGGACGCATGGGATCAGCTTGTTGCTGTAACCAGTAACGATGATTATCCGCCGGAAGCAGCAGATCTGCCAAGCGTTGGTGATATGGTGATAGATGTGGAGGCAGTTTTGGAGCAAGATCCTGATATTGTTTTTGCAGGCCTTATAAATGATCTGGATGCTGTAGGGCAAATTGAAGAAGCTGGTATACCTGTTTTTGTTGCTGAAGACCCGAATGAATTTCCCGGAGTGTATGAACTGATTGAGGATATCGGCCTTTTGCTTGGGCAGCAGGACAAGGCAGCTGAAATAGTAAATGATATGGAAGAAAGGCTTAATGCTATACAGGAAACCGGAGAAAGCATCAGTGAGGAAGACAGAGTTTCCGTATGGGTGGAAGTATCACCAGCACCAGATATTTTTACCACAGGAAGCGGAACTTTTATGGATGAAATACTGACTATTATTGGAGCAGAAAACGTTGCCGGTGAGGAAGAGGGCTGGGTTGCCTATACAGAAGAAGATGCTGTTCTGGCAAACCCTGATGTGATTATCACAACATACGGATCTTACACAGAAAACAGTATGGAACAAATTCTTGAACGTTCAGCATGGCAGGATGTATCAGCTGTGCAGGACGAGAGAGTTTACGATATTGAGGCGAACCTTGTTTCCAGGCAGGGGCCGCGTTTAATTGAAGGAGTCGAGCAGCTTGCGGAACTCGTTTATCCGGAGTATTACGAGTAA
- a CDS encoding response regulator transcription factor, producing MSEEAKILVVDDEERIRRLLKMYLEREEYEVDDAENGEKALEMALDTDYDLIVLDLMMPGIDGIEVCEEIRKHKATPIIMLTAKGEEANRVQGFEAGTDDYIVKPFSPREVVLRVKALLRRASSTKFLQTETTTKDVLVFPHLTIDNDAHRVTADGKHISLTPKEYELLHYLALSPDKVFAREQLLKDVWNYEFFGDLRTVDTHIKRLREKLNKVSPEAANMITTVWGVGYKFEAVKE from the coding sequence ATGTCAGAAGAAGCCAAGATTCTTGTAGTAGATGATGAAGAACGTATTCGCCGGCTGTTGAAGATGTATCTTGAGCGGGAGGAATACGAAGTTGATGATGCAGAAAACGGAGAAAAGGCTTTGGAAATGGCGCTTGATACAGATTATGACCTTATCGTGCTCGATCTTATGATGCCTGGAATAGATGGGATTGAAGTTTGTGAGGAGATAAGGAAACATAAGGCGACTCCTATTATCATGCTTACTGCCAAAGGGGAGGAAGCTAACAGAGTACAGGGCTTCGAAGCCGGTACGGATGACTATATTGTGAAGCCGTTCAGTCCCCGGGAAGTTGTGCTCAGGGTCAAAGCTCTGCTTCGACGCGCTTCTTCGACCAAGTTTTTGCAGACAGAAACGACTACGAAGGATGTTCTCGTTTTCCCTCATTTAACAATTGATAATGACGCACACCGGGTAACTGCCGATGGAAAACATATAAGCTTAACACCGAAAGAGTATGAGCTGCTCCATTATCTTGCTTTATCACCTGATAAAGTCTTTGCAAGGGAACAGCTGCTGAAAGACGTATGGAATTATGAATTTTTCGGTGACCTCCGTACAGTCGACACGCATATTAAGCGCCTGAGGGAAAAGCTAAATAAAGTGTCCCCGGAAGCTGCCAATATGATTACAACCGTCTGGGGAGTCGGTTATAAATTTGAGGCTGTGAAAGAGTAA
- a CDS encoding ATP-binding protein — protein MFLWRSVVGKLWLTILLLVSVVLTILTILLLQYFEHFHKEQAENQLMNHADLIATLIEDEGTSDAALSISRDISETYSTKAVLITEGEDRWFTPDRIDHNLPVSVFIDDRDLSHVLDGRESIVTEGEYSFPLNGEEVTDEMMLVGIPVDVANGEDGALFLYQSLDIVDAAASQTKHIIFLSAGIAIVLTTIFAFFLTTRITSPLRRMRKASLEVAKGNFDTKVPILTNDEIGLLAIAFNRMARALNTNLTALNQEKEQLSRILSSMADGVITLDRDGAVMVTNPPANEFIGAWLYEQGEEVVESGELPKELAQLFEQVVEQEEEQMGEVDVQGRSWVILMTPLYDQSQVRGAVAVMRDMTEERQHDKLRKDFIANVSHELRTPISMLQGYSEAIIDGIADTEEEKIEMARIIYDESLRMGRLVNELLDIARMEAGHIELNLEEMNVTEFSHRVLRKFQGVAKEHGIKVSGDIKEIDNPVPADPDRIEQVLTNLIDNAIRHTSSDGDVTLRVEPADDGVRIDVEDTGSGIPEEDLPFVFERFYKADKARTRGRAGTGLGLAIVKNIVDAHKGKISAHSKVGEGTTFSVFLPYGTK, from the coding sequence ATGTTTCTCTGGAGAAGTGTGGTTGGTAAGTTATGGCTTACAATTCTATTGTTAGTCTCAGTTGTATTGACTATTTTAACTATCCTGCTGCTTCAGTATTTTGAACATTTTCATAAAGAACAGGCGGAAAATCAGCTGATGAACCACGCTGACTTGATTGCAACTCTTATTGAGGATGAAGGGACCAGTGATGCGGCGCTCTCTATCAGCAGGGATATTTCTGAAACGTATTCCACAAAGGCTGTTCTCATCACAGAAGGAGAGGACAGGTGGTTTACACCTGACAGAATTGACCATAACCTTCCAGTCTCGGTTTTTATAGATGACCGGGACCTTTCTCATGTGCTAGATGGCAGAGAATCGATAGTTACTGAAGGAGAGTATTCTTTTCCTCTCAATGGAGAGGAAGTAACTGATGAAATGATGCTCGTAGGTATTCCTGTGGATGTAGCAAATGGTGAGGATGGCGCTTTGTTCCTTTACCAGTCGCTCGATATTGTGGATGCTGCTGCGAGCCAGACAAAGCACATTATCTTTTTGTCCGCTGGCATTGCAATTGTTCTTACAACTATTTTTGCTTTCTTCCTGACTACAAGAATTACTTCCCCCCTGAGAAGAATGCGAAAAGCTTCCCTGGAAGTTGCCAAAGGTAATTTTGATACGAAAGTACCTATCCTGACAAATGATGAAATAGGCTTGCTTGCGATTGCATTTAACCGAATGGCGAGAGCATTAAATACTAATTTAACGGCATTGAACCAGGAAAAGGAACAACTTTCAAGAATACTAAGCTCCATGGCTGATGGTGTCATTACCCTGGATCGTGACGGGGCGGTTATGGTGACAAACCCTCCTGCTAATGAATTTATCGGTGCATGGCTGTATGAGCAGGGGGAAGAAGTAGTTGAATCCGGAGAACTTCCTAAGGAACTCGCCCAGTTATTCGAACAGGTGGTAGAACAGGAAGAAGAACAAATGGGAGAAGTAGATGTCCAGGGCCGCAGCTGGGTTATTCTCATGACTCCTTTGTACGACCAGTCCCAGGTACGGGGAGCAGTAGCTGTGATGCGGGATATGACAGAGGAGCGGCAGCATGATAAACTGCGGAAGGACTTTATCGCCAATGTGTCTCATGAGTTACGAACTCCAATCTCCATGCTGCAAGGATACAGTGAAGCAATTATTGACGGGATAGCAGATACGGAAGAAGAGAAAATTGAGATGGCACGGATCATTTATGATGAATCCCTGAGAATGGGCCGTCTTGTAAATGAACTTCTGGACATTGCCAGGATGGAAGCGGGGCATATCGAACTTAACCTGGAGGAAATGAATGTAACAGAGTTTTCCCACCGAGTGCTCCGTAAATTCCAGGGCGTGGCCAAAGAACACGGGATAAAGGTGTCCGGGGATATAAAAGAGATTGATAATCCAGTCCCAGCTGATCCAGACAGGATTGAGCAGGTGCTTACGAACCTGATAGACAATGCTATTCGCCATACATCTTCTGACGGAGATGTCACCCTGAGGGTGGAACCTGCAGATGATGGTGTGAGAATAGACGTTGAGGATACAGGGTCAGGAATTCCCGAAGAAGATCTTCCTTTTGTTTTTGAACGTTTCTATAAAGCGGATAAGGCAAGAACCCGTGGCAGAGCCGGTACTGGTCTTGGACTGGCAATCGTAAAAAACATTGTTGATGCTCATAAAGGGAAAATATCAGCACACAGCAAAGTTGGGGAAGGGACGACATTTTCCGTGTTTTTACCTTATGGTACGAAATAA